ATCGAGGAGCTCCGCATCGGGGCCGGCTTCGAGGCGCTCGTCGGCGAGCTGCAGTCCGACCTCATCTTCAGCGCGAGCCCGCAGGATCGTCTCCTCGCCGCGCCCGAGTCGCCGGAGTACGACGCGCGGGCGAAGCTCAAGACGAAGCCGATCTTCGCGCCGAGCGCGCACTTCGGCGTCACCGCGGTGCCGCACCCGAACATCCGCCTCGGCGCCGCGTTCCACCTCCCGTACCGCATCGACGTCCCCGCGGAGCTCAACGTCACGCTCCCGCGCGCGGCCGCGTTCGACACCGCGAGCCAGACCGGCAATGGCGTGCGCGTGAAGACCGATCTGCCGGCGACGTTCCGCGCCGGCATCGAGGTGCGGCCGCTCCGCGACGTGCGGGTGGAGGCGGCGTACGTGCGCGAGTTCTGGAACGTGCATCGCTCGCTCGACATCACGCCGACGTCGCTCTCGTTCAGCGGCATCACCGGCTTCCCGAGCCCGTTCAACGTCCCGCCGGTGAGCATCCCGCGCAACTTCCAGGCGTCGAACAGCTTCCGCCTCGGCGGCGAGGTCACCGTCCTCCAGCGCGAGCGCGCGCCGGTCGGCCTCGATCTCCGCGGCGGCGTGAACTACGAGACGAGCGCGGTCCCCACCGACTACCAGACGCCGCTCACCACCGACCTGAGCCACGTCACGATCGGCATCGGCGCCGGCGTGCGCCCGATGCCGGGGCTTCGCATCGACGTGCTCTTCGCGCACCTCTTCGGCTTCAGCGAGGACGTCGACCCCGCCACCGCGAAGGTCTCCGCCGTCAACCCACTCCGCGGCAACCCCGTCACACCGGTCCCGATCAACGCCGGCAAGTACGAGCAGAGCGCCAACATCATCGGCCTCGGCGCGACGTACCAGTTTCAGTAGACTGGTAAGACGCCTCCTTCCGCCGGACCGTCCGAGGAGTCTTCGTGAAAGGCGACGTCTCTTTGCTGGTGTCGCCATTGTCGGAGTTCTTCCGGCACTTGGGTATGCATGTTCTAGTGAGAGTCGCCATGAAGGTAGCGGTTCTCCCGTCTTGACCGACGCTTCGTTGGCTCCTCACGACGCCCGTGGCGAACCTGAAGAACCGCGAACCGAGGCGTCGGTCCCGAGCCTATGCAAGAACAGTCGGCCACTCGGCCCCTGGTCCGTTCCTCAGCAGGTCCCGGCCGCGGAGCGACAGATCAATGGAATCACCTGTAGACATCCGGAGGTTCGGGCGACATGGTCAGTACGAAGTCACGCAAGCGGAGTGGATGGCGGCGGGCTACCCGAATACGAGCGACCGCTTCAAGGATAGCGGATATCACGATTGCACGGACCCCAACTGTCCGGTCGGAAGCATTACCTGGTATGAAGCGGTGGCGTACAGTAATGCCCTTTCGGCAAAGGAAGGTCTATCTCCTTGCTACGAGCTCGCGGACTGTACGGGCGAGGTCGGCAAGGGCCGCCGTCACTGTACGAATGCCAGGGCTACCGCCTGCCGATGGAAGCCGAGTGGGAATACGCCGCGCGCGCGGGCACGCGGACGAGCTTCTACACGGCAGACATCACCTCGCAGGAGACACTCTACGATGAATGTTGTCAGGACGAGGCGCTGGACCCCATCGCGTGGTACTGCGTGAACGCGAGCGGTTCTACGCACCCGGTTGGGACCAAGCTGCCGAACGCCTGGGGGCTCTACGACATGCTCGGCAACGTCGCCGAGTGGGTGAACGATGGCCTCAGCGGGAGCACGCCGCCGGGACCCGTGACCGATCGTGGCGGGCTCCTTCCTTCCAAGCCACGAAGCCTCACTCGCGGCGGCGGGTACCGGCACTGGCCGTCGCTGCTTCGCGCGTCGAACCGCGCCTTGTCGACCGAGTGGAAGGAGCGCTCGCCCGGGCTTGGCATTGGCTTCCGCCTCGTGCGGAGCCTCTGATCTGACCCGATCGAGACGTGACAGCCGAGCAGACGTGCGATGATGGACACTTGAACGTGTCAGGCTCCCGCACAGTCTGTCGTGCCGCTGTCGTTGCCTTCGTCGTGTTGTTCGCGTGCGGCGACGATCCCGATCCCGACGCGGCGAAGGACGCCGCGATCGACGCGAACGCGAAGGCGCTCTGCGAGCGCATCTTCTCGTGTTGCTCGGAGGCGGAGCTCGCGGATCTCTCCTTCGTCGACGTGCGATCGCCGCCGACGCAGGAGGGCTGCGTCGCGCTGCATCAGAAGAACGGGCGTGACTACAAGCCGCCCACCGACGAGGCGGTCGCGAAGGGGCGCGTCGCGCTCCACCTCGAGCGGAGCGACGCGTGCGTCGCGGAGGTGCGCGCGCTCTCGTGCAGCGCGTTCCATGCCCGCCTCGTGCGCCTCCACCTCGGCGACGCGTACGGGCTCTGCAACCCCGCCATCGTCGAGCCGCTCGTCGCCGACGGCGCGGAGTGCGCCTCGTACCTCGACTGCAAGAGCGGCAGCTGCGAGGGCGGCGCGTGCAGGCCGTTCCCCGCCGCGGGCGAGCCGTGCGCGCCCGACGGATGCGCGGCCGGGATGCGCTGTAACCCCGACACCGCGGTCTGCGACGAGCTCGTCGCCAAGGGCGGCGACTGCACGTCGGACGAGGCGTGCGCGAGCGGCGCGTGCCGCGCGGGGAAGTGCGCGACCCCGGGGCGCTGCGGCGGCGGCTGACGCTCGCTTCGATGCGGCGGCCGCTCCTCGCGCTCCTCTTCGTGTCGGCTTGCGAAGCCGGCGACGCCGCGTCGCCGCGCGGCGTCGTCGTTGCGGACGCCGCCGCCGCCGCGCCCGACGCCGCGGACGCGGCCGCTCCGCGCTCCTTTTGGCACCTCGAGCGGCCGCCCGACAGCGAGCGCGCGTGGATGGTGAGCCCGCGCGGCGAGCGCACGTTCGTGCTCGGCGTCGACGGCGTGCTGCGCGCCGACGGCTGCGACGGCATGAGCGAGCACCTCCGCCGCTCGTCGCCGGAGCGCGAGTGGGCCTCGCTCACCGCGCTCGGCTTCAACTCCGCCGGCGCGTTCAGCGAGATCGGCGACCTCGACGCGCCGTATTCGGTCGTGCTCTCGCCCGTGCCGCGCGGTGACGATCGCGCGCTCAAGGACGCGAGCGGCGCCCCGCTCGTCACCGGCCGCTCCGGCGTGAAGGTCGGCGATCCGTGGAGCCTCGGCTTCCGCGCCGACCTCGAGGCGATGCTCCTCGCCGACGTCCGCCCGCTCCGCGACGATCCGCGCCTCCAGGTCTTCTACCTCGGTCACGAGACCGGCATGTTCGAGCAGGCGCGCGACCTCCGCCCCTGGCTCTGGTCGGACTGCCCCGCGACCTCGACCGTGCCGAAGCCGCACTGCGCGCCGCACGCGCTCGTGAAGTTCCTCCACTTGCTCTATCCGTCCGTGGCGGCGCTCAACGCGGCGTGGGGCTCGTCGTTCGCGAGCATCGAGGAGGTCGCGACGGCGAAGCCGGCGCCGGACGAAGGAGCGCGCGGGCGCGACCTCCAGCGCTTCGTCCTCGAGCGGCTGCTCCCCGAGTGGGTCAACCTCGTCCTCTACTTCGTGCGCACGGCGTCGGGGCGGCACGTCGTGGCGGCGCCGCGCCTCGCCCTCGGCGAGCTCGACCCCGAGCGCGCCTCGCTCCTCGCGCGGTTCGATCTCGTCGCGCTGAACCTCTACTCCGCTGCCCCCACGTTCGAGGAGCCGTGGCTCGGCGACGCCCTCCGCCTCCTCGCCGAGAAGACACAGCTCCCCGTCATCGTGAGCGAGACCGGCCTCCGCGCGCGCATCGACGGATGGACGAACACCGCGCCGCCGCTCGTCGAGACGCAGGCGGAGCGCGGCGCACGTTATGCGTCGCAGCTCGCGCAGCTCGCGGCGTACCCGTCCGTCGTCGGCGTTCACTGGAGCGCGTGGAGCGATCGCCGGGACGCGACGGCGCAGGCGAACACCGGCCTCGTGCAGTGCGCGGATCCGGCGCGAGGGTTCACCGCCGGGACGCGATGGCCCGGCCTCGACGCGCCGCTCGCGAGGGCAAACGTGGAAGTCGGAGCCGCGCTCGGCCGCTAACGAGAGCGCTTACGAGAGCGCTAACGAGAACCAGAGAGCGCGCGAACGTTGCGCTTGCCACCGGAGTCGATCCCGAGGATGGTCGCCGGTCGCATGAGACATCGGATCCTGGGTTTGCTCGCGGGGGCCGTCGTTGCGACGGCGGCGGTCGATGCGGAGGCGCAGCAGGCGCGCGGCTTCGCGATCAATCGCTTCGAGCCTTCGGCGCGCGGAAGCGAGTGGTTCGTCCTCGACACGCTCGACCTCCGCGGCAACGTGCGGCCCGCCGTCGGGGCGGTCGCGGAGTGGGCGCGCAACCCGCTCGTCATCTACAACCGCGACGGATCCGTCCGCAGCCGCGTCGTCTCCGATCAGTTCGTCGTCCACCTCGGCGGCAGCGTCAACCTGTTCGACACGCTCCGCCTCAACCTCAACGTCCCGCTCTACGCGTACACGACCGGCGAGTCCGGCACGATCAACGGCGTGACCTACGCCGCGCCGACGAGCAACACGACGTTCGGCGACATCCGCCTCGGCGGCGACGTGAAGCTCGCCGGCGAGTACCGGAGCGCGTTCTCGCTCGCGGCGGGCGTCAACCTCTGGATCCCGACCGCGACCGAAGGCTCGTATTCGAGCGAAGGCAGCGCGCGCTTCTCGCCCCACCTCATCGCGGCGGGCGAGGTCGGCGTCT
This region of Labilithrix sp. genomic DNA includes:
- a CDS encoding outer membrane protein transport protein, with product MKALRLLFAFTVVAGLEGTAHASGMYTSERGVRPLARGGAFVAGADDLGAITYNPAGLSDARTALLLDLAWVNVSTTFTRRSIVTDSAGNPTTLTSPPVDGATPFLPIPTLAGSYSPGNGMFTFAAGVHAPYASLSKYPATLADGQPAPSRYSLVSLEGSVLANVGAYVAFKPIEELRIGAGFEALVGELQSDLIFSASPQDRLLAAPESPEYDARAKLKTKPIFAPSAHFGVTAVPHPNIRLGAAFHLPYRIDVPAELNVTLPRAAAFDTASQTGNGVRVKTDLPATFRAGIEVRPLRDVRVEAAYVREFWNVHRSLDITPTSLSFSGITGFPSPFNVPPVSIPRNFQASNSFRLGGEVTVLQRERAPVGLDLRGGVNYETSAVPTDYQTPLTTDLSHVTIGIGAGVRPMPGLRIDVLFAHLFGFSEDVDPATAKVSAVNPLRGNPVTPVPINAGKYEQSANIIGLGATYQFQ
- a CDS encoding SUMF1/EgtB/PvdO family nonheme iron enzyme; amino-acid sequence: MEAEWEYAARAGTRTSFYTADITSQETLYDECCQDEALDPIAWYCVNASGSTHPVGTKLPNAWGLYDMLGNVAEWVNDGLSGSTPPGPVTDRGGLLPSKPRSLTRGGGYRHWPSLLRASNRALSTEWKERSPGLGIGFRLVRSL